From a region of the Globicephala melas chromosome 19, mGloMel1.2, whole genome shotgun sequence genome:
- the PDCD5 gene encoding programmed cell death protein 5: MAEEELEALRKHRLAELQAKHGDPGDVAQQEAKQREAEMRNSILAQVLDQSARARLSNLALVKPEKTKAVENYLIQMARYGQLSGKVSEQGLIEILEKVSQQTEKKTTVKFSRRKVMDSDEDDDY, encoded by the exons ATGGCGGAGGAGGAGCTCGAGGCGCTGAGGAAGCACAGGTTGGCCGAGCTACAGGCCAAGCACGGG GACCCTGGCGATGTAGCACAACAGGAAGCGAAGCAAAG GGAAGCAGAAATGAGGAACAGTATCTTAGCCCAAGTTCTGGATCAGTCAGCCCGGGCCCGAT taagTAACTTAGCACTTGTAAAGcctgagaaaactaaagcagTAGAGAATTACCTTATACAGATGGCACGGTATGGACAACTAAGTGGGAAG GTATCAGAACAAGGTTTAATAGAAATCCTCGAAAAAGTAAgccaacaaacagaaaagaaaacaacagttaAA TTCAGCAGAAGAAAAGTAATGGACTCTGATGAAGATGACGATTATTGA